The following coding sequences are from one Streptomyces dengpaensis window:
- the pstC gene encoding phosphate ABC transporter permease subunit PstC yields MDISTQKTTPPPSPQPSPAEQKRAARGATRPGDRIFLGLSRGSGIFLLVVMAAIAVFLSLRAANALSNDEGNFFTTFEWNPTGSPPVFGIAVLAFGTVVSSVIAMAIAVPIAVGIALFLTHYSPRRLGGPIAYVIDLLAAVPSIVYGLWGVMVLVPNLDGLYGWLDEYLGWTGIFEWSGGAPRALFTVGILLAIMILPIITNVSREVFKQVPQMHEEAALALGATRWEVIRMSVLPFGRSGVISASMLGLGRALGETMAVAMVLSPTFDINASLLDPGGGTFAQNIASKFNEATENGRDALIASGLVLFVITLLVNGTARLIIARRKEFSGANA; encoded by the coding sequence ATGGATATATCAACACAGAAGACCACACCACCCCCTTCGCCCCAGCCCTCCCCGGCCGAGCAGAAGCGTGCGGCCCGCGGCGCGACCCGCCCCGGAGACCGCATCTTCCTCGGCCTTTCGCGCGGATCCGGCATCTTCCTGCTGGTGGTCATGGCGGCCATCGCCGTGTTCCTCAGCCTCCGCGCCGCCAACGCGCTCAGCAACGACGAGGGCAACTTCTTCACCACCTTCGAGTGGAACCCCACCGGCAGCCCGCCGGTCTTCGGCATCGCCGTCCTCGCCTTCGGCACCGTCGTCTCGTCGGTCATCGCGATGGCCATCGCCGTCCCGATCGCCGTCGGCATCGCGCTGTTCCTCACCCACTACTCCCCGCGCAGGCTGGGCGGTCCCATCGCGTACGTGATCGACCTGCTCGCCGCCGTGCCGTCCATCGTGTACGGCCTGTGGGGCGTCATGGTCCTCGTGCCGAACCTGGACGGTCTGTACGGCTGGCTGGACGAATACCTCGGCTGGACCGGCATCTTCGAGTGGAGCGGCGGAGCCCCGCGCGCGCTGTTCACCGTCGGCATCCTGCTCGCGATCATGATCCTTCCGATCATCACCAACGTGAGCCGCGAGGTCTTCAAGCAGGTCCCGCAGATGCACGAGGAGGCCGCGCTGGCCCTCGGCGCCACGCGCTGGGAGGTCATCCGCATGTCGGTGCTGCCCTTCGGCCGCTCCGGCGTGATCTCCGCCTCGATGCTCGGCCTCGGCCGCGCGCTCGGCGAGACGATGGCCGTCGCCATGGTCCTGTCGCCGACCTTCGACATCAACGCCAGCCTGCTCGACCCGGGCGGCGGTACGTTCGCCCAGAACATCGCCAGCAAGTTCAACGAGGCCACCGAGAACGGCCGTGACGCCCTCATCGCCTCCGGCCTGGTCCTGTTCGTGATCACCCTGCTGGTCAACGGCACGGCCCGCCTGATCATCGCCCGCCGCAAGGAATTCTCGGGGGCCAACGCATGA
- the pstS gene encoding phosphate ABC transporter substrate-binding protein PstS — translation MKLQRMNRRALTLGALAVSGALALTACGSDDTGGKSNGGDKTTPNASSVDCMDAKGQLQASGSSAQKNAVDAWIQSYSAACKDVQLNYNPTGSGAGVTAFLQGQTAFAGSDSALDPEEITESKKLCTDGQAIDLPMVVGPIAVGFNVPGVEKLVLDAPTMAKIFDDKIKNWNDEAIAKLNPDAKLPDLKIQATHRSDESGTTDNFTKYLSAAAPNDWKYEHGKSWEAKGGQSASGSSGVAQQVKQTAGAIGYMEMSYAKEGITSVSVKTGAAEPVDVNVANATKSLTEAKVVGTGKDLALELNYTPKAEGAYPITLVTYEIACDKGNKADTLPAVKSFLGYIASEDGQGQLEAAGYAPVPDEIIAKVRETIKGLS, via the coding sequence GTGAAGCTTCAGCGCATGAACCGGCGGGCCCTCACCCTCGGTGCTCTCGCCGTCTCCGGCGCCCTGGCCCTGACGGCGTGCGGCTCCGACGACACCGGCGGCAAGAGCAACGGCGGGGACAAGACGACGCCTAACGCCAGCTCCGTCGACTGCATGGACGCCAAGGGTCAGCTCCAGGCCTCCGGCTCCTCCGCGCAGAAGAACGCCGTCGACGCCTGGATCCAGTCCTACTCGGCCGCCTGCAAGGACGTGCAGCTCAACTACAACCCGACCGGTTCCGGTGCGGGTGTCACCGCGTTCCTGCAGGGTCAGACCGCGTTCGCCGGCTCCGACTCCGCCCTGGACCCGGAGGAGATCACCGAGTCCAAGAAGCTCTGCACGGACGGTCAGGCCATCGACCTGCCGATGGTCGTCGGCCCGATCGCCGTCGGCTTCAACGTCCCGGGTGTCGAGAAGCTGGTCCTGGACGCCCCGACCATGGCCAAGATCTTCGACGACAAGATCAAGAACTGGAACGACGAGGCGATCGCGAAGCTGAACCCCGACGCCAAGCTCCCCGACCTCAAGATCCAGGCCACCCACCGTTCGGACGAGTCCGGCACCACGGACAACTTCACCAAGTACCTGTCCGCCGCCGCCCCGAACGACTGGAAGTACGAGCACGGCAAGTCCTGGGAGGCCAAGGGCGGCCAGTCCGCGTCCGGCTCCTCCGGTGTCGCCCAGCAGGTGAAGCAGACCGCTGGCGCCATCGGCTACATGGAGATGTCGTACGCCAAGGAGGGCATCACCTCGGTCTCCGTGAAGACCGGTGCCGCCGAGCCCGTCGACGTCAACGTCGCCAACGCCACCAAGTCCCTGACCGAGGCCAAGGTCGTCGGCACCGGCAAGGACCTCGCGCTGGAGCTGAACTACACGCCGAAGGCCGAGGGTGCCTACCCGATCACCCTGGTCACGTACGAGATCGCCTGCGACAAGGGCAACAAGGCCGACACCCTGCCCGCCGTCAAGTCCTTCCTCGGCTACATCGCCTCGGAGGACGGTCAGGGCCAGCTGGAGGCCGCCGGTTACGCCCCGGTCCCCGACGAGATCATCGCCAAGGTCCGCGAGACCATCAAGGGCCTGAGCTGA
- the pstA gene encoding phosphate ABC transporter permease PstA: MSHASQLRKPSTLQGASLPKWFSLAAAAGSIALGIGISAAAGLQSSIQWALIAAALYVLGTYAIAARVEGSRQGKDRVATSLIWVAFILAVIPLASLVYETIKRGVKVLDGYFLSHSMGLVSDSEPGGGIYHAILGTLEQVGIATVISVPIGVLTAIYLVEYGRGKLAKAVTFFVDVMTGIPSIVAGLFILSLWIVILGMGYSGFAGSMALTILMLPIIVRSTEEMLKLVPNELREASLALGVPKWRTIVKVVVPTSIGGITTGVMLAVARIAGETAPVLLLVWVTNFINSNPFSDPQASLPVYIYLQYSQSGGAGAAYDRAWAAALTLIAFIMILNLAARGIARWKAPKTGR; encoded by the coding sequence ATGAGCCACGCATCGCAGCTCCGCAAGCCGAGCACCCTGCAGGGTGCCTCCCTTCCCAAGTGGTTCTCGCTGGCCGCCGCCGCGGGTTCCATCGCCCTCGGCATCGGCATCAGCGCCGCGGCCGGGCTGCAGAGCAGCATCCAGTGGGCCCTGATCGCCGCGGCCCTGTACGTCCTCGGTACGTACGCCATCGCCGCGCGCGTCGAGGGCTCCCGGCAGGGCAAGGACCGCGTGGCCACCAGTCTGATCTGGGTCGCCTTCATCCTCGCGGTCATCCCGCTGGCCTCCCTCGTCTACGAGACGATCAAGCGCGGTGTGAAGGTCCTCGACGGATACTTCCTCTCCCACTCGATGGGCCTGGTCTCCGACTCCGAGCCCGGCGGCGGCATCTACCACGCCATCCTCGGCACCCTGGAGCAGGTCGGCATCGCTACCGTGATCTCCGTGCCGATCGGTGTGCTGACCGCCATCTACCTGGTCGAGTACGGCCGCGGCAAGCTCGCCAAGGCCGTCACCTTCTTCGTCGACGTCATGACGGGCATCCCGTCGATCGTCGCGGGCCTGTTCATCCTCAGCCTCTGGATCGTCATCCTGGGCATGGGCTACTCCGGCTTCGCCGGCTCGATGGCCCTGACCATTCTGATGCTGCCGATCATCGTCCGCTCCACCGAGGAGATGCTCAAGCTCGTCCCCAACGAGCTGCGCGAGGCCTCGCTGGCCCTGGGCGTGCCGAAGTGGCGGACCATCGTGAAGGTGGTTGTACCGACCTCCATCGGCGGTATCACCACCGGTGTGATGCTCGCGGTCGCCCGTATCGCCGGTGAGACCGCGCCGGTGCTGCTGCTGGTGTGGGTCACGAACTTCATCAACAGCAACCCGTTCTCCGACCCGCAGGCTTCGCTGCCGGTGTACATCTACCTGCAGTACTCGCAGAGCGGCGGAGCCGGTGCGGCCTACGACCGCGCCTGGGCGGCGGCACTCACCCTCATCGCGTTCATCATGATCCTGAACCTGGCGGCCCGCGGCATCGCCCGCTGGAAGGCCCCCAAGACTGGTCGCTGA
- a CDS encoding NUDIX hydrolase, translating to MADGMIQAAGCVLWRRSPVDGELEICLVHRPKYDDWSHPKGKLKRGEDALTGALREVEEETGYAAVLGAVLPTLRYLAGGRPKEVRYWAAEAADGHFTPSREVDRVLWLSPTAARLRLTQPRDRDLVDALLSALHLA from the coding sequence ATGGCGGACGGCATGATCCAGGCGGCGGGCTGCGTCCTGTGGCGTCGCTCCCCGGTCGACGGCGAGCTGGAGATCTGCCTCGTCCACCGGCCGAAGTACGACGACTGGTCGCACCCCAAGGGCAAGCTGAAGCGCGGCGAGGACGCGCTCACCGGGGCGCTCCGCGAGGTGGAGGAGGAGACGGGCTACGCCGCCGTCCTAGGCGCCGTCCTCCCCACGCTCCGCTACCTCGCCGGCGGCCGCCCCAAGGAGGTCCGCTACTGGGCCGCCGAGGCCGCGGACGGCCACTTCACCCCCAGCCGCGAGGTCGACCGCGTCCTGTGGCTCTCGCCGACGGCGGCCCGCCTCCGCCTCACCCAGCCCCGGGACCGCGACCTGGTCGACGCCCTGCTCAGCGCACTGCATCTGGCGTGA